A single window of Hymenobacter sp. APR13 DNA harbors:
- a CDS encoding trans-sulfuration enzyme family protein, translated as MHIHPKITPIYQTSVFKFEDLNELELYFGEPGSRYLYSRNGNPNSDELAEAVTHLEGGAGAVATGSGMAAIFAALMTYCTAGDHVLCAADIYGGSAALLNQELDRLGISVSYVPFEDLTTNLAAYAQPRTRLLLCETISNPLLRVVDLRAAAEAAHALGLKLVLDNTFASPVLTQPFEYGADLVMHSVTKYLAGHSDVTAGVVVARTPEDAARLRQIGTLFGLTLSPMESWLAVRGIKTLRLRMEAHSRNAQAVAELLAQHPAVQEVFYPGLAQHPQHALAREQGAGRFGGMVSFRLLDDSTDAVSRFMRASQRFPFAPSLAGVDSSLSYPAGTSHRALMEEQRQELGITAGLVRLSVGIEPMEELLADLHQALEATAV; from the coding sequence ATGCACATCCACCCCAAAATCACCCCGATTTACCAGACCTCCGTTTTCAAGTTTGAAGACCTCAACGAGCTGGAGCTATACTTCGGGGAGCCCGGCAGCCGCTACCTGTACTCGCGCAACGGCAACCCCAACTCCGACGAGCTGGCCGAGGCCGTGACGCACCTGGAAGGCGGCGCCGGGGCGGTGGCCACGGGCTCGGGCATGGCGGCCATCTTCGCGGCGCTGATGACCTACTGCACCGCCGGCGACCATGTGCTGTGTGCGGCCGACATCTACGGCGGCTCGGCCGCGCTGCTCAACCAGGAACTGGACCGGCTGGGCATCAGCGTGAGCTACGTGCCCTTCGAGGACCTGACCACCAACCTGGCGGCCTACGCGCAGCCCCGTACCCGGCTGCTGCTTTGCGAAACCATCAGCAACCCGCTGCTGCGCGTGGTAGACCTGCGCGCCGCCGCCGAAGCCGCCCACGCACTGGGGCTGAAGCTGGTACTGGACAACACCTTCGCCTCGCCGGTACTCACGCAGCCGTTCGAGTACGGCGCCGACCTGGTGATGCACAGCGTCACGAAGTATCTGGCGGGCCACTCCGACGTGACGGCCGGGGTGGTAGTGGCGCGCACGCCCGAAGATGCCGCCCGCCTCCGGCAAATCGGGACGCTGTTTGGGCTCACGCTGAGCCCGATGGAAAGCTGGTTGGCCGTGCGCGGCATCAAGACGCTGCGGCTGCGCATGGAAGCGCACAGCCGCAATGCCCAGGCCGTAGCCGAGCTGCTGGCGCAGCATCCGGCGGTGCAGGAAGTATTTTATCCGGGCCTGGCGCAGCATCCGCAGCACGCGCTGGCGCGGGAGCAGGGGGCAGGTCGGTTCGGGGGTATGGTTTCGTTCCGGTTGCTGGACGACAGCACCGACGCTGTAAGCCGCTTCATGCGGGCCAGCCAGCGGTTCCCGTTCGCGCCGTCGCTGGCCGGCGTCGACTCGTCGCTGTCGTATCCGGCGGGCACCTCGCACCGGGCCCTGATGGAGGAGCAGCGGCAGGAGTTAGGCATTACGGCCGGGCTGGTGCGCCTGAGCGTGGGCATCGAGCCCATGGAGGAGCTGCTGGCCGACCTGCATCAGGCGCTGGAAGCTACGGCGGTTTAA
- a CDS encoding DUF6340 family protein — protein sequence MKRPLLLCCLTAMLALGGLASCTTTVHMQALAPASVSMPVQMQRIATANRVLPESRRDKFFDVLEGIFTGEGPLVDRAGAESCTMSVGEALMRNSPRFRVTPASLQLLGRTREFFLPPMAPDYVREVCRRSQVDGLVVLEAFDSDMQLSQSVEERIIKEKDKPDRKVPVTVVHMSMRVVTGFRTYGPQGLVVDQARQEDRLNFVSEGDTYQQALRGLPAPEECIRRVSTRIGDQYARRIAPSYVNLSREVYTRAKRDELLRQANVRVQAEDWEQAATVWRQAAQSADPKVAGRACYNLAVYHEMNGSLSSAVDFARKAAYDYQLANARDYVRQLQARQQAAQTVEQQMGPATNGGQ from the coding sequence ATGAAACGTCCTCTACTCCTTTGCTGCCTCACTGCTATGCTGGCCCTGGGTGGGCTGGCCAGCTGCACCACCACTGTGCACATGCAGGCCCTAGCGCCGGCTTCGGTGTCGATGCCCGTGCAGATGCAGCGCATAGCCACCGCCAACCGCGTACTGCCCGAAAGCCGCCGCGACAAGTTCTTTGATGTGCTGGAAGGCATCTTCACCGGCGAAGGCCCGCTGGTAGACCGCGCCGGGGCCGAGTCGTGCACGATGAGCGTGGGCGAGGCCCTGATGCGCAACAGCCCTCGTTTCCGCGTGACGCCGGCCAGCCTACAGCTGCTGGGCCGCACCCGCGAGTTCTTCCTGCCGCCCATGGCCCCCGACTACGTGCGCGAAGTGTGCCGCCGCTCGCAGGTAGACGGGCTGGTGGTGCTGGAAGCCTTCGACTCAGACATGCAGCTCAGCCAGAGCGTGGAGGAGCGTATCATCAAGGAGAAAGACAAGCCCGACCGCAAGGTGCCGGTTACGGTGGTGCACATGAGCATGCGCGTGGTGACGGGCTTCCGCACATATGGCCCGCAGGGGCTGGTGGTAGACCAGGCCCGCCAGGAAGACCGCCTCAATTTTGTGAGTGAAGGCGACACCTACCAGCAGGCCCTGCGCGGCCTGCCCGCTCCCGAGGAGTGCATCCGGCGCGTCTCCACCCGCATCGGCGACCAGTACGCCCGGCGGATTGCGCCTTCCTACGTGAACCTCTCGCGGGAAGTGTACACCCGCGCCAAGCGCGACGAGCTGCTGCGCCAGGCCAACGTGCGGGTGCAGGCCGAGGACTGGGAGCAGGCCGCCACGGTATGGCGCCAGGCCGCCCAAAGCGCCGACCCCAAAGTGGCGGGCCGCGCCTGCTACAACCTGGCCGTGTACCACGAGATGAACGGCAGCCTGAGCAGCGCCGTGGACTTTGCCCGCAAAGCCGCCTACGACTACCAGCTCGCCAACGCCCGCGACTACGTGCGCCAGCTGCAGGCCCGCCAGCAGGCTGCCCAGACAGTGGAGCAGCAGATGGGCCCTGCCACCAACGGCGGGCAGTAG
- the atpC gene encoding ATP synthase F1 subunit epsilon, producing the protein MHLEIITPDRKVFEGEVTSAQFPGTDGLFEVLNNHAPLISALKAGNVVLNGGATTFRIDGGVVEVLRNNVIVLAEGASA; encoded by the coding sequence ATGCATCTAGAAATCATCACCCCCGACCGCAAGGTTTTTGAAGGCGAGGTTACGTCGGCCCAGTTTCCGGGTACCGATGGCCTGTTCGAGGTTCTCAACAACCACGCCCCGCTGATCTCGGCTTTGAAAGCCGGCAACGTGGTGCTGAACGGCGGCGCTACTACTTTCCGCATCGACGGCGGGGTGGTAGAGGTGCTGCGCAACAACGTTATCGTACTGGCCGAAGGCGCTTCGGCGTAA
- the atpD gene encoding F0F1 ATP synthase subunit beta: MANTGKITQVIGPVVDVSFAGEGSKLPNILDALEVIKDNGQVVILECQQHLGEDRVRTIAMDSTEGLTRGAAVRDLGAPISMPTGDSIKGRLFNVIGYAIDGIPQPTSTTRLPIHRQAPRFEDLATSSEVFFTGIKVIDLLAPYVKGGKIGLFGGAGVGKTVLIQELINNVAKAYSGLSVFAGVGERTREGNDLLREFIEANIIRYGEEFKHSMEEGGWDLSKVDMAEMEKSQATLVFGQMNEPPGARARVALSGLTIAESFRDGDGTGAGRDILFFIDNIFRFTQAGSEVSALLGRMPSAVGYQPTLATEMGAMQERITSTKRGSITSVQAVYVPADDLTDPAPANTFAHLDATTVLSRKIAELGIYPAVDPLDSTSRILSAAVLGDEHYNTAQRVKEILQRYKELQDIIAILGMDELSEEDKQVVNRARRVQRFLSQPFFVAEQFTGLKGVLVDIKDTIRGFNEIIDGKHDHLPEAAFNLVGNIEDAVAKGEKLMAEAK, from the coding sequence ATGGCGAATACCGGCAAAATCACCCAGGTTATCGGTCCCGTTGTGGACGTGAGCTTCGCGGGTGAAGGCTCTAAGCTCCCCAACATCCTCGACGCCCTCGAAGTCATCAAAGACAACGGCCAGGTCGTTATCCTGGAGTGCCAGCAGCACCTGGGCGAAGACCGTGTGCGCACCATCGCCATGGACTCGACGGAAGGCCTCACCCGTGGCGCCGCTGTGCGTGACCTGGGCGCTCCTATCTCCATGCCTACCGGCGACAGCATCAAAGGTCGTCTGTTCAACGTCATTGGCTACGCCATCGACGGCATTCCACAGCCCACGAGCACCACGCGCCTGCCGATTCACCGTCAGGCCCCGCGCTTCGAAGACCTCGCTACTTCTTCGGAAGTGTTCTTCACCGGCATTAAAGTAATCGACCTGCTCGCTCCTTATGTAAAGGGTGGCAAGATTGGTTTGTTCGGTGGTGCCGGCGTAGGCAAAACCGTACTGATTCAGGAGCTGATCAACAACGTAGCCAAGGCCTACTCGGGTCTGTCGGTGTTTGCCGGTGTTGGTGAGCGTACCCGCGAAGGCAATGACCTGCTGCGCGAATTCATCGAAGCCAACATCATTCGCTACGGCGAGGAGTTCAAGCACTCGATGGAAGAAGGCGGCTGGGACCTGAGCAAAGTAGACATGGCCGAGATGGAGAAGTCGCAGGCCACCCTCGTGTTCGGCCAGATGAACGAGCCTCCCGGAGCCCGTGCCCGCGTAGCCCTGTCGGGTCTGACGATTGCCGAAAGCTTCCGCGACGGTGATGGCACCGGCGCCGGCCGCGACATCCTGTTCTTCATCGACAACATCTTCCGCTTCACGCAGGCTGGCTCCGAAGTATCGGCTCTGCTGGGCCGGATGCCGTCGGCCGTAGGTTACCAGCCTACGCTGGCCACCGAAATGGGCGCCATGCAGGAGCGGATTACCTCTACCAAGCGCGGTTCCATCACGTCGGTACAGGCCGTATATGTTCCTGCCGATGACTTGACGGACCCGGCCCCGGCCAACACCTTTGCTCACTTGGACGCCACCACGGTACTGAGCCGCAAAATCGCCGAGCTGGGCATCTACCCCGCCGTTGACCCGCTGGACTCTACCTCGCGCATCCTATCGGCCGCCGTCCTCGGCGACGAGCACTACAACACCGCCCAGCGCGTGAAAGAGATTCTGCAGCGCTACAAAGAACTGCAGGACATCATCGCCATTCTGGGTATGGACGAACTCTCCGAGGAAGACAAGCAGGTAGTAAACCGCGCCCGCCGCGTGCAGCGCTTCCTGTCGCAGCCATTCTTCGTGGCCGAGCAGTTCACGGGCCTCAAAGGCGTCCTCGTTGACATCAAGGACACCATCCGCGGCTTCAACGAAATCATCGACGGCAAGCACGACCACCTGCCGGAAGCGGCTTTCAACCTGGTAGGCAACATCGAAGATGCCGTGGCCAAGGGTGAGAAGCTGATGGCGGAAGCAAAATAA
- a CDS encoding ribose-phosphate pyrophosphokinase, which translates to MSQQVKIFAGNASHELGLKIAEAFGQPLGDLSIQRFADTELGPSFNESIRGCAVFLIQSTNPPAENLMELMLMVDAAKRASAASVTVVMPYYGYARQDRKDKPRVSIGAKVVADFVQSVGTDRLMTCDLHAGQIQGFFDIPVDHLDGATVTAPYIKSLNLENLIFASPDVGGVVRTRGFAKKFGAEIVVCDKMRLRANEIASMQVIGDVTGMNVVLVDDIVDTAGTICKAAELLMERGAKSVRAVITHGVLSGPAHERILNSALEELVITDTIPLKQENPKVKVISLAPLFAQAIHNVVSHESISSLFV; encoded by the coding sequence ATGTCACAGCAGGTAAAAATATTCGCGGGCAACGCCTCCCACGAACTGGGTTTGAAAATTGCCGAAGCGTTCGGCCAGCCGCTCGGCGACCTGAGCATTCAGCGCTTCGCTGACACGGAGCTGGGACCGAGCTTCAACGAAAGCATCCGGGGCTGCGCCGTGTTCCTGATTCAGAGCACCAACCCGCCCGCCGAAAACCTGATGGAGCTGATGCTGATGGTGGACGCCGCCAAGCGCGCCTCCGCCGCTTCCGTTACCGTAGTAATGCCCTACTACGGCTACGCCCGCCAGGACCGCAAAGACAAGCCCCGCGTGAGCATCGGCGCCAAAGTAGTGGCCGACTTCGTGCAAAGCGTAGGCACCGACCGCCTGATGACCTGCGACCTGCACGCCGGCCAGATCCAGGGCTTCTTCGATATTCCGGTTGATCATCTGGACGGCGCCACCGTCACGGCCCCTTATATCAAGTCGCTCAACCTGGAGAACCTCATCTTTGCCTCGCCCGACGTGGGCGGTGTGGTGCGCACGCGCGGCTTCGCCAAGAAGTTCGGGGCCGAAATCGTGGTCTGCGACAAGATGCGTTTGCGGGCCAACGAAATTGCCTCGATGCAGGTAATCGGCGACGTAACCGGCATGAACGTGGTGCTCGTGGACGACATCGTGGACACGGCCGGCACCATCTGCAAAGCCGCCGAGCTGCTGATGGAGCGCGGCGCCAAGTCGGTGCGGGCCGTGATTACGCACGGCGTGCTGAGCGGCCCGGCCCACGAGCGGATTCTGAACTCGGCGCTGGAAGAGCTGGTTATTACCGACACCATTCCGCTGAAGCAGGAAAACCCGAAGGTGAAGGTAATTTCGCTGGCCCCGCTGTTTGCGCAGGCCATTCACAACGTGGTGTCGCACGAGAGCATCAGCTCGCTGTTTGTGTAG